A genomic stretch from Oncorhynchus tshawytscha isolate Ot180627B linkage group LG07, Otsh_v2.0, whole genome shotgun sequence includes:
- the LOC112255464 gene encoding actin-3-like, with amino-acid sequence MTAVDSSEDFKQNVAIVIDPGSGSIKAGFSGDEKPHKVLRSVVGLSKKDQTECYFGNNIPCKDSDDLILKRPITSGMISDWDSLEKLWSHVLYEELQVCPEEHGILMTDPAFSPISNREKTAELLFEGFGAPAMYVGYQPVLSMYSYGLVTGLVVDSGAGCTSVSPVCNGYCLPHATFHMDLAGKGVSDYLSKLLADVGHVSALQQKSSVQEMKKQSCYVSQLSSEDKGTPLDYQLPDGTTITLCDERFRGPEILFCPSDAGMLQPGVHILAMNSLQKCAPEWQTALMANVALCGGSSMFSGFPERLQAEMEKLAPRDSIIGMLSGAHREFASWVGGSIITCLSSFQPMWVKGQEYQEEGSSVVRNKCY; translated from the coding sequence ATGACTGCAGTGGATAGCAGTGAGGACTTCAAGCAGAATGTGGCTATTGTAATCGACCCAGGATCAGGCTCCATCAAAGCTGGCTTCTCTGGAGATGAGAAGCCCCATAAAGTTCTGAGGTCAGTGGTTGGATTGTCCAAAAAGGACCAAACTGAATGTTATTTTGGAAACAACATTCCCTGCAAGGACTCAGATGATCTCATTCTCAAGAGGCCCATCACCAGTGGAATGATAAGTGACTGGGATTCCCTGGAGAAGCTGTGGAGCCATGTGCTCTATGAGGAGCTCCAAGTCTGCCCTGAAGAGCATGGCATCCTGATGACTGACCCAgccttctctcccatctccaaCAGAGAGAAGACAGCTGAACTCCTGTTTGAAGGGTTTGGGGCCCCAGCGATGTATGTTGGTTACCAGCCTGTGCTGTCCATGTATTCTTATGGACTGGTTACTGGTCTAGTGGTGGACTCTGGGGCTGGCTGCACCTCTGTCTCTCCagtgtgcaatggctactgcttaCCACATGCCACATTTCACATGGACCTGGCTGGAAAGGGTGTGTCTGACTATCTGAGCAAACTACTGGCCGATGTTGGACATGTGAGTGCTCTCCAGCAAAAGTCCTCTGTGCAAGAGATGAAGAAGCAGAGTTGCTACGTCTCCCAGCTGAGTTCTGAGGACAAAGGAACACCTCTGGACTATCAACTCCCCGATGGCACCACCATTACCCTGTGCGACGAGCGCTTCCGTGGCCCTGAGATCCTATTCTGTCCATCCGACGCAGGAATGTTGCAGCCTGGAGTTCACATCCTGGCCATGAACAGCCTGCAGAAGTGCGCCCCCGAGTGGCAGACGGCCTTGATGGCCAACGTGGCCCTGTGTGGCGGCTCCTCGATGTTCAGCGGTTTCCCGGAGCGGCTccaggcagagatggagaaacTGGCCCCGAGGGACTCCATAATCGGGATGCTATCTGGGGCCCACAGGGAGTTTGCCTCCTGGGTGGGGGGCTCCATCATCACCTGCCTCAGCAGCTTCCAGCCCATGTGGGTGAAGGGGCAGGAATACCAGGAGGAGGGCTCCAGTGTGGTGCGCAATAAATGCTATTAG